In Nicotiana tabacum cultivar K326 chromosome 19, ASM71507v2, whole genome shotgun sequence, one DNA window encodes the following:
- the LOC107826443 gene encoding uncharacterized protein LOC107826443 encodes MASLIHLPSATSAVTSRHALHKQLQLLKTQRVPNRMTFPCMSQKPFSICCSNQSPWEPAPVTYVPSDNNEDKFLEGTTNIFETMSSSKPAESSLTEAKGLTDVKNQPPLQLQYLQWPVWVLGPAVLLATGMVPTLWLPISSVFIGPNIASLLSLTGLDCIYNLGANLFLLLADSCARSPDTSEDSSSKPPFSYQLWNMVANVMGLVIPLAVLFGSQNSFLQPQLPFISYAVLLGPYLLLLCIQILTEMLTWHWKSPVWLVTPVVYEAYRVLQLMRGLKLSAELAAPSWMLHTIRGLVCWWVLILGMQLMRVAWYAGFTARAHQKQLHTLPNVD; translated from the coding sequence ATGGCATCTTTAATCCACCTGCCATCTGCAACATCAGCAGTTACTTCGCGACATGCACTTCATAAACAGCTGCAATTGTTAAAAACCCAAAGAGTGCCAAATAGAATGACCTTTCCATGTATGAGCCAAAAACCATTCTCGATTTGCTGCTCAAATCAGTCACCATGGGAACCTGCACCTGTCACTTATGTTCCTAGTGATAATAATGAAGATAAATTTCTGGAAGGAACAACCAATATATTTGAAACCATGTCGTCCAGCAAACCAGCTGAATCTTCATTAACTGAGGCTAAAGGCCTCACTGATGTAAAGAATCAGCCACCTTTGCAGCTCCAATACCTCCAATGGCCTGTGTGGGTTCTTGGCCCTGCCGTTCTCTTAGCCACTGGGATGGTGCCAACTTTGTGGCTGcctatttcatcagttttcattGGTCCCAACATAGCCAGCCTTCTTTCCTTGACTGGACTTGATTGTATTTACAATCTTGGAGCAAACCTATTTCTCCTGTTAGCCGATTCTTGTGCTCGTTCACCAGACACCAGTGAAGATTCCAGCAGCAAGCCGCCTTTTAGTTATCAGTTATGGAACATGGTCGCGAACGTTATGGGTTTAGTCATTCCCTTGGCAGTACTTTTTGGTTCTCAGAACAGTTTCCTTCAGCCCCAACTTCCTTTCATTTCTTATGCGGTGCTCTTGGGCCCCTATCTCCTGCTTCTATGCATACAGATACTCACAGAGATGCTGACATGGCATTGGAAGTCACCAGTGTGGTTGGTGACACCGGTAGTTTATGAAGCTTATCGTGTGTTGCAATTGATGAGGGGTTTAAAGCTCAGTGCAGAACTCGCTGCACCATCATGGATGCTGCATACAATTAGGGGGCTAGTCTGCTGGTGGGTACTCATTCTCGGCATGCAGCTCATGAGAGTCGCTTGGTATGCTGGTTTCACTGCTCGGGCTCATCAGAAACAGCTACACACCCTTCCCAATGTTGATTAG